Genomic window (Amaranthus tricolor cultivar Red isolate AtriRed21 chromosome 7, ASM2621246v1, whole genome shotgun sequence):
atattataggttttaaacgacattccgagggaaacacgccctttgagaagtggagagatgcgcgaattaaaagacaagattgccgcgtatcttgttaatatttgtccttgataaattgtaattagtatagattattttttataatttaatgtatattatatatatacatatatatatatatatatatatatatatatatatatatatatatatatatatatatatatatatatatatatatatatatatatataatatatacatatatatataatatatacatatatatataatatatacatatatatataatatatacatatatatataatatatatacatatatatataatatatatacatatatatataatatatatacatatatatataatatatatacatatatatatatatatatatatatatatatatatatatatatatatatatatatatatatatacatatatatatatatatatatagatacatacatatatatatatatacatacatatatatatatatatatatatatatatatatatatatatatatatatatatatatatatatatatatatatatatatgtatatatatgtatatatatatatatatatatatatatatatatatatatatatatacatatataatatgtacgtacataatattatattatatatacgagtgacagtttattattacaaagagattattgttgattatctgtgattatcattggattaatcactgttgttacattgtattattattggattattataaggataaaacggaaaaagaaaaaaaaaatagaagtatttgctgcgtcaggggcaaaaccgcagcaaataatgccccacttatttgttttggttttgtctctgaccgcagcaaatacccctccttatttgttgcggttttgtgttgaccgcagcaaataatgcccttattcgctgcggtttttaacaacagcatttaaagtaggacatttgctgctatcactattgctggggcccaaaaccgcagcaaaaaatggccaaaaaaccgcagcaaacgaggttttttccactagtctAGAACAACGACTGTAATCTTAGAACCCGTTACTTCTAGAGATTTATGGATTTGACATGCTTTTTTTGGAACACCAGGATCTTGCAACGGCATAAATGTACTCCAGCGTTCGCCGGTTTTTGACGACCTTCTCAACGGTCGAGCTCCACAAGTCCAGTTCGACGTGAATGGAAATACCTACAACAAAGGGTACTATCTCACAGATGGAATTTATCCAAAATGGGCAACCTTTATTGATGCTATAACCGCTCCCCAAACCCATAAACAAAGGTTGTTCACTCAACGTCAAGAAAGTGCACGAAAGGATGTTGAATGTGCCTTTGGTGTACTACAAGCTCGATTTGCAATGATTCGAAAACCTACTTTAGCATGGAGTGTGCCAATGCTATGGAAAATTATGATGACATGTATCATTATCTACAATATGATTGTGGAAGACGAGTGCGATACTTATGTTGATTATAAAGATCCACAAGAGTTCGCTCAAGAACAACCTGGAAATGTAGCAGGATCATCAAGCTTAAATGGTATAACATTTTCTGTCACTCCCGGACGATATGATAATCGTAATTTTACGACACTCTTACCTACAAGAGAAGAGATTGGTGATAGACATATAGATATGTCTTTAAAGAGTGATTTGGTAGAGCATATGCGGGAAAAAGTTTGGAAACTCCTATGCAGACTAATTTTGGAATAGAAAAACGtagtggtattttttttttaaattctatatttttccgaacatttaattaatatatgtactttgtttttttaagttatcaaatatgaaattatgaatatttttttgtggGTTGCAAGACTAATAATCcgcaaattaattaattatacaaaaattgagtaaataatatttatcattcaataattacacaaattataattattaaatttaaataggaAATAGAATGTGTCGTGGAATATATGTGAGTAGGAGAGAAGAGGTGAAAAGAGGATGTAAGAGTATACCTTTGGATGTTGCATAAAATAAAGGAATAGAATGAGGAAGAGAAtgtaaatagtgaaaaatgatgTGGAGTTAAGAGAAAATAATGtgtcaaatgaaaaaaaaaaaaaagataaaattgtgAAGAGGATATATTTGTCCTTTTTATTGTTCATGCTCTAAGAccattaatttgtattattattacataATTCACCTCTCAAATGCTTGTGATTTTcttaaagaaaaagataaaaccttcattataaattatttttataaagctTTTCTTCAACATTTTCCGATTCCCTGGCCCCTGCCCATTATAGATCTGAAGATCTCCCTTCTTTTCACCTAAATATCTCTCCGCTCTTCACATACCTCTTTCTGCCGCCATTAACAAcccttttcaaattttcgtcaATGGCGTCTTCCATGGCTTCTCATCTCCATTATTCCCACACTCATCATCTCCCGTTCTCTCCTCTTTCTCCAAATCGCATCATTTCATTTAATTCAATCTCTTTCCCTTCAAATCAAAACCTTAATCTCAAATTAAATTCCACTTTCAATCATAATCTCAACCTATGCTTCTCTTCCAATGGAGACGGTGGTGCAGGATTCATTGGCGGAAACAGCGGGGGAGGTGGCGATGGCGGAGATTCATCCTCTAATTCCGATAAAAACGATGGAAACTCATCATTTTGGGAAAATCTTGGGTTTATCGGAATGTTCATAAAAGGATGGAAATCTAGGGTTTCAGCAGATCCACAGTTTCCGTTCAAAGTGTTGATGGAAGAATTAGTTGGCGTTACATCATGCGTGATTGGAGACATGGCATCAAGACCTAATTTCGGATTAAACGAACTCGATTTTGTTTTTTCTACTTTAGTTGTTGGATCTATTCTCAATTTTGTCCTTATGTATCTTTTAGCACCAACTGCATCCATGGCTTCTTCTTCACTTCCATCAATTTTCGCAGGTTGTCCGCAAAGCCATATGTTTGAACCCGGATCATTTGGGCTTATGGCCCGTTGTGGTACCTTTGTTTACAAAGGGGCTTTGTTTGCTGCTGTTGGATTTGCTGCTGGGCTTGTTGGTACTGCAATCTCGAATGGGTTAATTACAATGAGAAAGAAAATGGACCCGGATTTCAAAACCCCGAATAAACCACCTCCTACATTGCTAAATGCTGTTACATGGGCACTTCATATGGGTTTGAGTAGTAATTTTAGGTACCAAACATTGAATGGGGTTGAGTTTTTGCTTGCTAAGGCTACACCCCCTGCTGTGTTTAAGTCATCCGTGGTGGTTTTAAGGTGTTTAAACAATGTACTTGGTGGAATGTCATTTGTGATTTTGGCCCGATTGACAGGTTCTCAGAGTGTTAAATCAGAGGCCCCGGTTGAGGCTGACACGGCTGTTGGGTTGGTGGAAGGAAAGGAGAAGTTGGTTGATCAGTCGTCGTAAAATGATGGTTTTGATAAGAGGTGGCCCATCAGCGGTTTAGGCTGGAATTGAACCGCTATCGGCTACCTCTAATGATGATCATTGTTAAATTGTGGATTGTTGATGGAATTGTTGATAAATGATTGCATCTTTTGTGATCGAATAGGGAAGAACATGATGACAAATGCTAGTGATATGCTTTGTTTTGAGTTGCCATTTGAGTATGAGTATGAGTATGAGTATGAATCAAAGAGAGTTTAGGGTAGTTTTATGATGGATTTGTGTGAGCAAGAATAAGTGTACTACTTAGTGGCTAGTAGTAGTACTATTGTACAAGTTTAGAGAGCTTGTATTTTCATGTAGAGGATTTTAGTATCTAATCGTATGTATTACAATAATCACTATTTTCAAtttcgtaatttcatttagcTGAAAAATtgtggtattttttttattgaaagaaaaaaaatttgtggTAATTGATTGAAGTTTGTTGATGTTTGTTTGGCGGACAAAAAAAGTCCGGAAAAGGATGCTCCTTACCAACCCCATtatctcaaaacaaaaaaaaaaaaaaaaaaaaaaaaaaaatccttaccAACCCCGTTCAAGCTTCAACTTCAAATTTGTCTGTTTTGTGGTATTATTAGTAGCTTAACAGTTTGTAAATTTTCTTGTACTCCCTGATGTGGTTAGCTTGCATGGGACTTTAGCCTGTTATGAGATGTTGACTGACTGCTCAGACGGTCGGTATCCACTATCTCCTTTGTCTCAAGGAAATACCCCAAATACAAATGCATCACActaataaataagataaaaatgaaaaccttgcaaaattttctaaaaatcttAACAAGGGAAAATTTCCCACCATCCAAACACAAATAGAAGCTTGATACTTGTTCTAATaaaaattctttaattttttaaataggtgtttttttattagtatttaaaaATGTTCATGAAATTTTATACTCTATTATTAGATACacattttactatattttaacatactttttatttttttaaaaaaaattctacatAAATTAGTATTTAGTAAATGGTGAGAAAGCTTTTTAGTTTTCTCATTGTTTGGATGAATTTTTTATGTCAAAAATTTCCATACAAAAATATCATGTGGATGAGCAAGAAAATCTAAAAAGAGATTGGTGAGGAAACTTTTTCTTTCACTCCTCACCGATGAGAGTATTCTAAAAACCCATCATATCAAATTCTTCCACATAAAAATGATTTGtcaatattactccctcctattctacccattagttttatttatgtttCCCACATACATGTCTAGAGCGGGTTTGAAACGGGTCTAGCGGATCTGAGTATTTAATGGGTCCAGATAGAGGGTTTTGTGTCGAGTTTGATTCCGAAGACCCTTAACCCATACCCAGACCCAgatccatttatttttttgggcTATCTAGAGATTCATTCTTTTTCTCTAGGGGGTTCTGAAAAAGTAAAGGTCCATCCTCTAAAAAGGAGGATAATCTCCTTATTAAAGGTAACCTTATTGCTCTTGAAGTTATTTTATCTCAAAATCCAAAGCTCCTACTAGGGATAAGGTTGCTTAAATTATCGATCCCAATTAATTTCCTTCCTAGGGGGACTAACCATAAGTTGTTGAGGAGACTCTTCATGAGTCTATTGCCCAGTAAGGAGCCGGAGAATAATCTAGTATATATATCTCACTCTTGAAGGATATTTCAAGATGTGCCTTTTTAGAGGAATCTTTAATTACGCATATATTTGTATTATTGTTAGTcattttgtgtttattttggaAGATTTATGCGACTTTactcatttttgttttttatactaattta
Coding sequences:
- the LOC130818584 gene encoding uncharacterized protein LOC130818584, which produces MHWVNPAENGIGSCNGINVLQRSPVFDDLLNGRAPQVQFDVNGNTYNKGYYLTDGIYPKWATFIDAITAPQTHKQRLFTQRQESARKDVECAFGVLQARFAMIRKPTLAWSVPMLWKIMMTCIIIYNMIVEDECDTYVDYKDPQEFAQEQPGNVAGSSSLNGITFSVTPGRYDNRNFTTLLPTREEIGDRHIDMSLKSDLVEHMREKVWKLLCRLILE
- the LOC130817908 gene encoding protein RETICULATA-RELATED 3, chloroplastic-like; the protein is MASSMASHLHYSHTHHLPFSPLSPNRIISFNSISFPSNQNLNLKLNSTFNHNLNLCFSSNGDGGAGFIGGNSGGGGDGGDSSSNSDKNDGNSSFWENLGFIGMFIKGWKSRVSADPQFPFKVLMEELVGVTSCVIGDMASRPNFGLNELDFVFSTLVVGSILNFVLMYLLAPTASMASSSLPSIFAGCPQSHMFEPGSFGLMARCGTFVYKGALFAAVGFAAGLVGTAISNGLITMRKKMDPDFKTPNKPPPTLLNAVTWALHMGLSSNFRYQTLNGVEFLLAKATPPAVFKSSVVVLRCLNNVLGGMSFVILARLTGSQSVKSEAPVEADTAVGLVEGKEKLVDQSS